In the Drosophila biarmipes strain raj3 chromosome X, RU_DBia_V1.1, whole genome shotgun sequence genome, one interval contains:
- the LOC108023368 gene encoding LOW QUALITY PROTEIN: uncharacterized protein LOC108023368 (The sequence of the model RefSeq protein was modified relative to this genomic sequence to represent the inferred CDS: substituted 1 base at 1 genomic stop codon), with the protein MYGNNNPGSNNNNGGYPPYGYNNKSSGGRGFGMSHSLPSGMDTEFSFPSSSSRRGYNDFPGCGGSGGNGGSANNLGGGNMCHLPPMASNNSLNNLCGLSLGSGGSDDLMNDPRASNTNLIVNYLPQDMTDRELYALFRAIGPINTCRIMRDYKTGYSFGYAFVDFTSEMDSQRAIKVLNGITVRNKRLKVSYARPGGESIKDTNLYVTNLPRTITDDQLDTIFGKYGSIVQKNILRDKLTGRPRGVAFVRYNKREEAQEAISALNNVIPEGGSQPLSVRLAEEHGKAKAAHFMSQMGVAAPNVPPPPPPPPPHMAAGFNNMVHRDGAMEKLRSLFDAICDAIFGLDSDNFADLLDGLYRRKYHYPYLXLTPQQQQQLLQHQQQALGFTSSPNNSIGNGNNNENNMLLYHQSYHQQQQRLGNVAAHSMSPNGSNNNINNTSTNSINFNTIRQNGVAALHYLQEQLQLQQPQEQQSQQQQPLTMPSPPPFLQQSRQPHHNGSSSSLGNQLLAIGNANSFNNNSNHSNSFNGSFSNTSAFTSNGANSSTNFTNNPTSSGSFTNNSTSSGNFTNNPAGNGNLNPPSSGSFTNNAPGSNNFTNNLSGASNYTNSSSRNFTNNAAGSNNFNHNVASGSSFNKNSSSNADSCNNHANNSSNHHSSPQHDFSFNMSTTEQELHQQTLKLQQLHLSNSFNNTTAAPTTSASAAAAVATTTSTTATASSTNPTNVGFLWRT; encoded by the exons CGGTGGGCGTGGATTTGGCATGTCCCATTCTCTGCCATCCGGAATG GACACAGAATTTTCATTTCCAAGTTCCTCGTCGCGTCGCGGTTACAATGATTTCCCCGgctgcggcggcagcggcggaaATGGCGGTAGCGCCAACAACCTTGGCGGCGGCAACATGTGCCACCTGCCGCCGATGGCCAGCAACAATTCGCTGAACAACCTGTGCGGCCTGTCGCTGGGCAGCGGCGGTAGCGACGATCTCATGAACGATCCCCGGGCGAGCAACACCAACCTGATTGTCAACTACTTGCCCCAGGACATGACCGACCGCGAGCTGTACGCCCTCTTCAGAGCCATCGGACCCATCAACACGTGCAGAATCATGAGAGACTATAAG ACTGGCTACAGTTTTGGATATGCTTTCGTGGACTTCACATCGGAAATGGACTCGCAGCGTGCGATCAAAGTACTGAATGGCATCACAGTGCGCAACAAGCGGCTCAAG GTTTCCTATGCCCGTCCCGGCGGGGAATCGATCAAGGACACCAATCTGTATGTGACCAATCTGCCGCGCACTATAACCGACGATCAGCTGGACACGATCTTCGGCAAGTACGGTTCCATTGTGCAGAAGAACATCTTGCGTGACAAGCTCACCGGTCGTCCACGTGGCGTGGCCTTTGTTCG GTACAACAAGCGCGAGGAGGCCCAGGAGGCCATATCGGCGCTGAACAACGTAATACCCGAGGGCGGATCGCAGCCGCTGTCCGTCCGGCTGGCCGAGGAGCACGGCAAGGCCAAGGCGGCGCACTTTATGTCCCAGATGGGCGTGGCTGCGCCGAATGtcccaccgccgccgccaccaccgccaccaCACATGGCCGCCGGATTCAACAACATGGTGCACAGAG ACGGAGCTATGGAAAAATTACGCTCATTATTCGATGCTATATGCGATGCTATCTTTGGTCTCGATA GTGATAACTTTGCCGATTTGCTTGACGGATTGTACCGCCGGAAGTACCATTATCCTTACTTATAATTGacaccgcaacagcagcagcaactactacaacatcagcagcaggcGTTGGGCTTCACCAGTAGCCCCAACAATAGTATTGGCAATGGTAATAATAACGAAAACAACATGCTACTCTACCACCAGAGTTaccatcaacaacaacaacgcctgGGCAATGTTGCTGCTCACAGTATGAGTCCGAATGGAAGCAATAATAACATTAACAACACGAGCACTAATAGCATAAACTTTAATACGATACGCCAGAACGGAGTTGCTGCACTTCATTATCTTCAGGaacaattgcaattgcaacaACCGCAGGAGCAACAatcacaacaacagcagccgtTGACAATGCCATCGCCGCCGCCGTTTCTACAACAATCACGACAACCACACCACAATGGCAGCAGTAGCAGTCTTGGCAATCAACTGCTTGCCATAGGCAATGCCAATAGCTTCAATAACAATTCCAATCACTCCAATAGTTTTAATGGTAGTTTCAGCAACACTAGCGCTTTCACCAGCAACGGTGCCAACAGCAGCACAAACTTCACCAACAACCCCACAAGCAGTGGGAGTTTCACCAACAACTCCACCAGCAGTGGGAACTTTACCAACAACCCCGCGGGCAACGGAAACTTGAACCCCCCAAGCAGTGGGAGTTTCACCAATAATGCGCCTGGCAGCAACAACTTCACCAACAATCTTTCTGGCGCCAGCAATtacaccaacagcagcagcagaaactTCACCAACAATGCGGCTGGCAGCAACAACTTCAACCACAACGTGGCTAGCGGCAGCAGCTTCAACAAAAACTCCAGCAGCAATGCTGACAGCTGTAACAATCACGCCAACAACAGCAGTAACCACCACAGTTCGCCGCAACACGACTTCAGTTTTAATATGTCGACAACTGAACAAGAACTGCATCAGCAAACCCTTAAGTTGCAGCAGCTGCATCTTAGCAACAGCTTCAACAACACCAcagcagcaccaacaacatCAGCATCAGCCGCAGCAGCGGTAGCAACAACCACTTCCACAACGGCAACGGCATCGTCCACGAACCCAACAAATGTCGGATTCTTGTGGCGTACATAA
- the LOC108023679 gene encoding facilitated trehalose transporter Tret1 produces the protein MKGQQEEQLVPPPAYRPTVVPKDAAKEPHAKKEKPLGEGRLAVLRQELMVFLGNSGVLGSGMVVSMPAVTLNQLHDETQPFWLNKDESSWFASIQNMACPLGGLLVSYFLDRIGRKHTILLTNLIGLVGWILLVTSFMHSDRDMIYYQMLVGRCFGGIMIGMFVSPVGVYSAEISLPRIRGRLILGTSLGLASGILLMYVLGYFIRHNIQLIFAISCCYQLAATLLVFPMPESPSWLLTKGKEERARSSLRYFRGLPKKEVDYVPEFEAELAHMRELAEASNTTAAGESLSQMIHRPEVYKPVLMMTTFFGFQQACGVVVIIVYAVQIAQQAGVTIDPVLVAVLLGVARIITTLFMSGIFEKWGRKPAGMFSATGMGFCMLLLAGGNWFPDTLGTWHWLPVACIVAHIVFSTMGMLTLPFFMISEVFPQRARGSASGIAIFFGMILAFVMLKIYPNMEAWLGTANLFAFYAGISFLAAAFIGTFVPETRGRTLEELEERWQTGKFSRRLTLVNLKDVELHEVFLKK, from the exons gagcagctggtGCCGCCGCCGGCCTACAGGCCCACCGTCGTGCCCAAGGACGCCGCCAAGGAGCCGCACGCGAAGAAGGAGAAGcccctgggcgagggccgccTGGCCGTGCTGCGGCAGGAGCTCATGGTCTTCCTGGGCAACAGCGGAGTGCTCGGCTCCGGCATGGTGGTCAGCATGCCCGCCGTCACCCTCAACCAGCTGCACGACGAGACGCAGCCCTTCTGGCTCAACAAGGACGAGTCCAGCTGGTTCG CCTCCATCCAGAACATGGCCTGTCCCCTGGGAGGACTCCTGGTCAGCTACTTCCTGGACAGGATTGGCCGCAAGCACACCATCCTGCTGACCAACCTGATAGGACTAGTTGGCTGGATCCTGCTGGTGACCAGCTTCATGCACTCCGACCGGGACATGATCTACTACCAAATGCTGGTGGGTCGCTGCTTCGGCGGCATCATGATCGGGATGTTCGTGTCCCCGGTGGGTGTCTACTCCGCCGAGATCAGCTTGCCCAGGATACGCGGGCGCCTGATCCTGGGCACCTCGCTGGGCCTGGCCAGCGGCATCCTGCTGATGTACGTGCTGGGCTACTTCATCAGGCACAACATCCAGCTGATCTTCGCCATCAGCTGCTGCTACCAGCTGGCGGCCACCCTGCTCGTCTTCCCCATGCCCGAGTCCCCCAGCTGGCTGCTCACCAAGGGCAAGGAGGAGCGGGCCAGGTCATCGCTCAGGTACTTCCGCGGCCTGCCCAAGAAAG AGGTGGACTACGTACCCGAGTTCGAGGCGGAGCTGGCGCACATGAGGGAGCTGGCGGAGGCGAGCAACACCACCGCCGCCGGCGAGTCGCTCAGCCAGATGATCCACCGGCCGGAGGTGTACAAGCCGGTGCTGATGATGACCACCTTCTTCGGCTTCCAGCAGGCCTGCGGCGTGGTGGTGATCATCGTCTACGCGGTGCAGATCGCCCAGCAGGCGGGCGTGACCATCGACCCCGTGCTGGTGGCCGTGCTGCTGGGCGTGGCCCGCATCATCACGACGCTCTTCATGAGCGGCATCTTCGAGAAGTGGGGTCGCAAGCCGGCCGGCATGTTCTCGGCCACCGGCATGGGCTTCTgcatgctgctgctggcggggGGCAACTGGTTCCCCGACACTCTGGGCACCTGGCACTGGCTGCCGGTGGCCTGCATCGTGGCCCACATCGTGTTCTCCACCATGGGCATGCTGACGCTGCCCTTCTTCATGATCTCCGAGGTGTTCCCGCAGAGGGCGAGGGGCAGTGCCTCCGGCATAGCCATCTTCTTCGGCATGATCCTGGCCTTCGTGATGCTGAAGATCTACCCCAACATGGAGGCCTGGCTGGGCACGGCCAATCTGTTCGCCTTCTATGCGGGCATCTCCTTCCTGGCGGCCGCCTTCATCGGCACCTTCGTGCCGGAGACGAGGGGCAGGACGCtcgaggagctggaggagcgcTGGCAGACGGGCAAGTTCTCGCGCCGCCTCACGCTCGTCAACCTGAAGGACGTGGAGCTGCACGAGGTGTTCCTCAAGAAGTAA